In Apium graveolens cultivar Ventura chromosome 10, ASM990537v1, whole genome shotgun sequence, the following are encoded in one genomic region:
- the LOC141688856 gene encoding synaptonemal complex protein 1-like: MNKLVGLSGLKSLEQFRPYSGAGASKTFSSSPRPSDSVSLGSFANLKLTAEKLVKEQASAKTDLDLANSKLKKLTEHICVLEAKLQNAFNENAKLKVKQKEDEKLWSGLESKFSSTKALCDQISETLQLLSAQVQEAEKDKICFENKLATSGAALDRLNDVMKSLSLKLESSNDAIGKCEKQLQELSIERDEREKSFVDERSKFSCLIEDKDIQIKRLEETIVNKVSDLVNLNYKFERLQLDFKSKEDEFNSLSCSKEKLENEKIDLLACNQRFSNKLDIALGEIKNLEHLVNILAVSLTELDNQSLTISDNFKQLSSSFDICVKLAQEGWNLGLHSSQKKYDQLHDRFVHATSEKDVLYLVNQDLRCKVTDFQKEREFTMVQHAEECRIAEERILALETKAEGLLSRKIDMESVITGLEEKLNSTAKTARLSEKRMQESVLKISELEIENKDNCEKLQEEIQKKEEEIDILKKEIEKHEQSLESQEIKLNQFEIISEERDRLVQQQKEKEKELEDEKAKFQELLVKAENNLAEAKKQHDQMLESKQLELSRHLKEISQKNDQAINDIQRKYEVEKLESINLEKEKAGKAIEEMQAKCDQKLAECKEESKNYSKRIQEEQAGLISRIQQEHDEKETNLIYKHGEQLKYANLQAENELREKTMSMRKEHDAQLRALRDQHKDECRQLQEELDVQRTKEERQKALLQLQWKVMSDHPEEDQEVESKKNYSIPASKTRNSNSGKNGQLDVVREEQEEDSPYLRETQTPVLNILKKTKNENTGSMRGIPKHSKKVTRREYEIETSNGRTITKRRRTKSTVMFEDPEKRRSRRTPRTNTPRTVVKGIKGGGLQKPSNIGDLFSEGSLNPYADDPYAFD; encoded by the exons ATGAATAAGCTTGTTGGATTGTCAGGATTGAAGAGTCTCGAACAGTTTCGACCGTATTCAGGCGCCGGAGCTTCGAAAACGTTTTCAAGTAGTCCGAGGCCTTCTGATTCGGTTTCGCTGGGGAGTTTCGCTAATTTGAAGCTCACTGCAG AGAAATTGGTGAAAGAGCAAGCTTCGGCTAAAACTGATCTTGATTTGGCG AACTCTAAGCTGAAGAAATTGACAGAGCACATTTGTGTTCTGGAAGCCAAGTTGCAGAATGCTTTTAATGAAAATGCAAAGCTTAAAGTGAAGCAGAAAGAAGATGAAAAGCTTTGGAGTGGATTGGAGTCGAAATTCTCTTCGACAAAGGCTTTGTGTGATCAGATATCTGAAACATTACAACTTTTATCAGCACAGGTCCAGGAAG CTGAGAAGGACAAAATATGTTTTGAAAACAAGTTGGCTACATCAGGGGCTGCTCTCGATAGATTAAATGATGTAATGAAGTCTTTGTCGTTGAAGCTGGAATCTTCCAACGATGCTATTGGAAAAT GTGAAAAGCAGCTGCAAGAATTAAGCATTGAGAGGGATGAACGGGAGAAAAGTTTTGTAGATGAGCGAAGTAAATTCTCTTGCCTCATTGAGGATAAAG ATATCCAGATCAAAAGGCTTGAAGAAACTATAGTAAATAAAGTATCTGACTTGGTGAACTTGAATTATaagtttgaaagattgcagcttgatttcaagtcaaaggaagaCGAGTTCAACAGTTTAAGTTGTTCCAAGGAGAAATTGGAAAACGAAAAGATTGATCTTCTAGCGTGCAACCAAAGGTTTTCCAACAAATTGGACATCGCACTGGGGGAGATTAAGAATCTTGAACATCTTGTCAATATTCTGGCTGTTAGCTTGACTGAATTAGATAACCAGAGCCTAACCATTTCAGACAACTTCAAGCAGCTCAGCAGTTCGTTTGATATCTGTGTTAAGTTGGCACAGGAGGGATGGAACCTTGGTCTTCACAGCTCTCAGAAGAAATATGATCAGCTTCATGATCGCTTTGTACATGCTACATCTGAGAAAGATGTACTGTATTTGGTTAATCAAGACTTAAGATGTAAGGTCACTGATTTCCAGAAAGAGCGAGAATTCACAATGGTACAACATGCAGAGGAGTGCCGCATAGCAGAAGAGAGAATTTTAGCTTTAGAAACTAAAGCTGAAGGTCTTCTTTCTAGGAAGATTGACATGGAGTCAGTAATTACCGGATTGGAGGAGAAACTTAACAGCACAGCCAAAACTGCTCGATTATCTGAGAAAAGAATG CAAGAGTCAGTTTTGAAGATATCAGAATTAGAAATTGAAAATAAAGATAATTGTGAAAAACTGCAAGAAGAGATacagaaaaaagaagaagaaattgaTATCCTTAAAAAGGAGATAGAGAAGCATGAACAGAGTTTAGAGTCACAGGAGATAAAGTTGAATCAGTTTGAAATTATATCAGAGGAGAGAGATAGACTCGTTCAGCAGCAGAAGGAAAAAGAGAAAGAGCTCGAAGATGAAAAGGCCAAG TTTCAAGAGTTGCTGGTTAAGGCTGAAAATAATCTTGCAGAAGCTAAGAAGCAGCATGATCAGATGTTAGAAAGTAAACAATTAGAATTGTCAAGGCATTTAAAGGAAATTTCTCAAAAAAACGATCAG GCGATTAATGACATTCAGAGAAAGTATGAGGTGGAGAAGCTCGAGAGTATTAACCTTGAAAAAGAAAAG GCGGGCAAAGCAATTGAAGAAATGCAAGCAAAATGTGACCAGAAGCTTGCAGAATGCAAGGAGGAATCAAAGAATTACTCAAAGAGGATACAAGAAGAACAAGCTGGTTTG ATTTCTCGAATTCAACAGGAGCATGATGAAAAGGAAACAAATCTTATATATAAGCATGGCGAACAGCTAAAATATGCTAATCTTCAAGCTGAAAATGAATTAAGAGAG AAGACAATGTCAATGAGAAAGGAACACGATGCCCAATTAAGAGCTTTGAGGGATCAGCATAAAGATGAGTGTAGGCAACTCCAGGAAGAGTTAGATGTCCAGAGAACCAAA GAAGAGAGGCAGAAGGCTTTACTACAGTTGCAGTGGAAAGTAATGAGCGACCACCCTGAGGAGGATCAAGAAGTAGAATCTAAAAAG AATTATTCCATTCCGGCAAGCAAGACGAGAAATTCTAATAGTGGCAAAAATGGTCAGCTGGATGTTGTCAGAGAAGAACAGGAAGAG GATTCACCTTACCTGAGGGAAACACAAACTCCAGTTTTGAACATACTGAAGAAAACCAAGAATGAGAATACAGGAAGCATGAGGGGTATTCCCAAACATAGTAAAAAG GTAACTCGACGAGAATACGAGATTGAAACATCAAATGGAAGGACAATTACAAAAAGAAGAAGAACAAAAAGTACTGTCATGTTTGAG GATCCGGAAAAGAGACGGAGCAGGAGGACCCCAAGAACAAATACTCCCAGAACTGTTGTCAAA GGAATCAAGGGAGGTGGACTTCAGAAACCTTCAAATATAGGTGATTTGTTCTCAGAAGGATCTCTGAATCCATACGCAGATGATCCTTATGCCTTTGATTAG